TTTTTTCCATTTCTGCCTTTTCTTTCTTCCTCTCAGGAATTATAATAAACACAGATCATTATAACAAAACAGGAGAGATTTATTTATGAGAGCTTATGAACGACTTTTAAAATACGTAACTGTACGCACCCCAAGTGATGAGACAAGCACTACCGTACCGTCTTCTGCCTGCCAGTTTGACCTGGCACAGGATCTGATCCGGGAGTTCATCAATTTGGGACTACCAAAGGCACGGACGGATGAAAAATGCTATGTCTACGCACAGATTCCTGCCACGCCGGGATATGAAAATTGTCCGAAGATCGGATTTATTGCACATCTGGATACTGTTTCTGACTTCTGTGACAAGAAGATCGTTCCGGTTGTAACTGAAAACTATGACGGACGCGACCTTCCTCTTGGCGGTTCTGACGGACGGGTTCTTTCTGTCTCCATGTTCCCGCATTTAAAGGATCTCAAAGGTCGTACTTTGATCACCAGCAACGGAGATACCATCCTCGGTGCAGACGACAAGGCCGGAGTTGCAGAGATCATGACCATGGCAGAACGGGTTTTGACTGAAAATATCCCACATGGTCAGATTTCGATCGGATTTACTCCGGATGAGGAAGTTGGCAGAGGAGCGGATCATTTTGATGTCGAAAAATTTGATGCGGATTTTGCCTACACCATGGACGGAGACACCGAAGGTGAGATTCAGTATGAGAACTTCAATGCCGCAGATGCGATCTTTGAGATCAAAGGCGTGAATGTACACCCGGGATCTGCAAAAGATGTGATGGTCAATGCCGCCCTGGTGGCAATGGAGATCAACGCTGCCCTCCCTGAGGGAGAAACTCCAGCGGATACCGAGGACTATGAGGGATTCTATCATCTTGTAAGCATGTCCGGCGATGTAGCCTGCGCAAAACTGCATTACATTGTCCGAGATCACGATACCGACAAGTTTGCCGCACGTCTGGAAACCTTAAAAGAAATTTCCAAACAGATGAATCTGAAATGGGGATTGGGCACCGTAAAA
This window of the Mediterraneibacter gnavus ATCC 29149 genome carries:
- the pepT gene encoding peptidase T codes for the protein MRAYERLLKYVTVRTPSDETSTTVPSSACQFDLAQDLIREFINLGLPKARTDEKCYVYAQIPATPGYENCPKIGFIAHLDTVSDFCDKKIVPVVTENYDGRDLPLGGSDGRVLSVSMFPHLKDLKGRTLITSNGDTILGADDKAGVAEIMTMAERVLTENIPHGQISIGFTPDEEVGRGADHFDVEKFDADFAYTMDGDTEGEIQYENFNAADAIFEIKGVNVHPGSAKDVMVNAALVAMEINAALPEGETPADTEDYEGFYHLVSMSGDVACAKLHYIVRDHDTDKFAARLETLKEISKQMNLKWGLGTVKLTIDEQYRNMAEIIKDGNMHLIENAKKACLAADVTPLILPIRGGTDGARLSFMGLPCPNLGTGGHGYHGPFEHITAEGMDKSVEVMIELVKLYAEMK